From the genome of Nicotiana sylvestris chromosome 1, ASM39365v2, whole genome shotgun sequence:
TGGGCTGGGGGTTTTAAGAACGgatttggcccaaattttgggTCCTTTATTAAGACCATATTTCtacttatatattttttattttcctcttttatttcctttttctcatttttaaaatattttataattttttctaatttttgtaaagatgtaaaactaacatgaaatcctaattatttcaaaacaaagactaattaattcctaaaattgtttaaaaaaagattatttcatgacaaatgcaaaagtgaactaattttgtgatttttcatgttttgttctaaacaaattaacccttaattgatactaaaatgtaaaactaaaacctaaatgcaaaatgcatattttgtatttttatataaattaaaatgCGACAATTATCAAGGAAGTGACAccgaaatgcacaaaaattgtgaaaataaagaaaaattatttcgttgaaattttttgggaattattcatatatagggcaaagaTCACGTGCTCACGCATGAAATTGAAACAATCTGCCCTGCAACAAAAGCAGCTAGACGACAGTTTTCTACTATATAGAAACACATTAAGAAGCATCAACACAAGTTTAAGACTATTCCTCTTTGAAAAACAAGAATTGTCAGTATTGACTACACATTATCAGTTCACACCTTTCTACTAACTAGTAGTTCTACATAAGAGAGCATACTGGCCAGAGCATAAGAGAATGAGCTTATTGGTGCATTATGTGGCAATAATGATGCTCAAGTGTATATTTTTGTCCTAAACATAACATCAAAGTAATGAAAAATACACGCATCCCATTACCCAGAAAAATAAATTCCAAGCTCAAAATATGGTACTAGAAAATCCTCAATCATCTGAGTAGCTATGCCAAGATCGCGTTATGGCTGGCAAATAGAGGTCAAACTCAAAGTCATGTGAGAAAGTGCGTTCTGTTTCATGCGCTCACTGcttcttcttccacctccttgttcttttttcttttacttgtgTTGTTTGTACCCTGTTGCTGTTGCTCGGCCTTCTTTTGAGCTCGAATCATGGCTCTCCTTGTACGAGGGCGCAGCTCACGAACTTGTCTAGGAGGCATCACATACGGCTCTAGAGGTCTGTCACTAAAAGGGTGCTCATCGCCAGCAAAAATCCTCAATTTCCGATCTCTATCCTGCATAACAAACAAAGTATTGACATAAACATAGAAACAAATTGACAGAAGTTAAATTATCACTAAACAAGAACCATTTGGTAAACTTAAAGATGGACGGTTTAATTGTAGCATCATGGTTGCTATTTAAGGAGAATGGGCGAAGGACATTTTACATTTTAGaattatttccaggaggaagttCTATTTTGTATGTTCCTCTTATGCTGCTTGGCAGGGCTAAAAGGGAAGCAAGAAGGATTTACCTTTCCCTTCCCTCCCATCCATCCACTTTTAAGGGGAAGGTGCCCAACCATAAAGAAATTTAAGTGTTTACATCATAGGATGACAACGATTACAGCAAAATTTTAGCAGGTCAAATCACACCATTAATTACTTCATCAAGGCCTGCAGCAGGGGCATTTTAGAATTCAAGTAAAATATGCATACAACAATCTAATATCCTACAAAATTACTTATCGAAAGATCCCACAACATTGGGCTATGAGTTAGAAGTTGCACATTATTAATGCATGGCATTATCTAAAGAGAATGTACTGAAGTATAGATAACTTTTGCAATTATTTCTTCCTTTTGCAGGTATAATTTATCTGATAACTAAGAGATCAGCGACGATTTCTCACACAATTATTGCTAAAAAAAATTTAGGTACATTATCTTGTAATGAAGAGCCAAGTGATCTTTATAACTTCTAGTCAGGCAAAACTATATCTCCAGATagtcatttaaaaaaaaatccattATAGTTCTACAGATAGCGGCTAAACAGAGAGTATGTTGAGAAAAATGATCCGCTTGCCCCGAAATGACCTGGACCAATAGGGAAATCCCAATTCATTGGGCGAGCGCGGAACCAACGAGTTCAGTCGAACAAGGTAACGAGTCTAAGGGGAAGATGAAAGAAAGAAAAGCGGAAAAGGGGGATACCCCATAGACCAAAAGGGCATATAACGACAACTCATAAGTGAAAGCCCAAAGTAAAGAGTCCATCACACTTTCTTGTTGTTGTAATATATGAAGACACACACTTCTACATATTTATGGTAGAAACTTTTCCTGTCATGATAGGCCTTTGCAGGGAATTCCCAAATATTGCCCTCTATCCAAAAGTGTAAATAAGCAATCTGACAGTTGTGCAAGAACTTATTtgattaaaaaaatactaaaaagatCATAATAACGTCACTTACATCACGCAGCTTGTTTCTTGGTAACATACGCAGGACAGCTTTGCGAATAACTTCTGTTGGATCCTTAGCCATCTGGTCTTTCAGACTCCTCTCTTTTAGGTGGCCTATGTAACTATAGAGGCATTGAAGAAATAGATATTATGAACACTAATAAAACTGTAGAAAGATCCGTCCACATTATACTTTTACAATTTATTCAGCATTTTACCTTTGCCTTTACTTCTACCATAATCATGAAACACCAATTTTACAAATAATTCGACATGGCATgagtaacaacaacaaaaatactTACCCAGTGTGCCACCTATAGAACTTATCAGTGAGTTTTCTCCCGGTGACACAGACATCCTTTGCATTGAGCACAATGCACATATCTCCTTCCTCACGGTTAGGTGTGTACGTTGGTTTATCTTTGCCTTGAACCACAGTAGATATCTGTGATGCCAGCCTTCCCAGGACCTATATACAAGGAGTTTGCTATTAGTAGATTGAAGATTGATGCTTCAAGAAAGAAGGCGAAACTAGCATGTGCAGTCTTAGCAAAGACCACTAAAAGAATATTGTGTTAATGCTTAATACTGAATCAAGGAAGATGGTTagcaggaaaagaaaacaaaaaaagaaaaagaaataagcCTCAACTGACAACCAGTATACTAATGTAGAGCAGTATGACAAACCATGGAACTTCATTTTCAGAATCGTGAGCATTCAACTTATCACATTTTATATACACTCATCCCTTGTACTGCAGCATAAATCCCCTCTTAACACCTTCACTCCCCACAGAAGAGGAACCCAAAAGTCAAAAGGAAATTGATATTTGCATGTCATTCCTTGTTAATCTCCAACAAACTTTTCACTGTGATGcttatttcatttttcttatttgtttcGACAATCAAAATTGAGGGCATTCCAACCTGGCCTTTGGCATCAAACACTCTCCATCTTAGACCTTCCAGATTGATACGTCTTATACCAGCAAGAGCTTTCTGTAGCATCATAAAAATAATTGTTAACAGTCATGAAGTACAAGCAGAAGAAAATATCTTACGCAGCACAATGTGACCAAAAGAAAAATTAAATCATGACACCAGGTGAAACTTTTCGAACTATCAAATGTGGAACATTTTAACAGAGCATATGAGTAATGGGCCTAAACATCCAACCACTATGTTATCCTAAAGATGATTTTACGCTGCCGAACATTGATTTGGTTGTGGACAAGACTACTGTGAAAGTATGCCTACTAATCTTTTCCACAACAACTATGCCTCAGTACCAAATCAAGTTGGCCTACTACTCTTTTCTAACGATTAGAAATTCTCGGCATCGGCTTCCTTGAGGTAGATTTCAGGAGCTTGACAAATTTATCAACCAAAAAAAGAAATTAAGAGCTTCACGAAGTTCTGAAAACACAGCGGATAAAATCTCAAAACAGCAATTCACTAGCAGACCTTCCTAACCCTTTTCTGCAAGGTGGCAAAAGGAATGCTAACTTTCAGGCATATTACGACAAGACTTCCCATAACGTCAAAGTAATAAATTTATTCAAGTCTAAGAGGGATATCAGCCTGAACAAAGTTATCCTTAGCGCGGTGTCCTTGACTGGCCAATAACTTAGAACACTTATTCCATTCCCACAAAGTTCGTTAGAGTATGCACTAACCAGACTTCCACATCATCAGCCCCATCACTGCAATGAGGAATAGCCCTTGCACCCCCTTATCAGAACACTTATTTCTTTTCCTCAAAGCATGTTTGAGTATGGACTAACCTGGCTTCCACCTCATCACTGTGATGACGAATAACGCCCCCCACCCCCTACCCCCACCCCAGCCCAGCCCAGCCCCCTGTTTTTCCTTCCCATTATGTTTGGCTTATTGTCGTCAAGCAGTTTAAGCGTAATGTAAAATTGCCGGTTAACAACCATGATACAATTTCTATAAAAATGGGGGTGGGGGGATTATAGAATCTCACGACATAACAGCCACTACCTATGTTGTACGGGAGAAATGAGCTTGGTGACTCAAAATCTGTTCCATAGTTTAAAAGCATGTGAACTTAGTTCAAGCTAAGGTCTTGACTTCAATTTGTCTTTAATTAGATAGAGTTTGTCTTTAGGGTATGCTTCTTATTTTCAAGAGCACTTAGTTTCCTATTCTTGAGGGAATAAACTTAATATCATACAGAAACACGCCCAGAAGTAGAGCAATTTAAGTAACTTCATATAAATTCGAGGTTCTAGATACTACACTTATATCAAATGTGAACCTTTTGGTATAATATGTAAGAAGTAACCACTCAAGAATAAAGACAGTAGGCAGCTCATCAGGATGGAGTGGTAGCATAGTCAGGGAGTAAATCTCAACAGATTGTGAAGACTGCAtaaatgctaaaaatgttgaTTTCCAACCCCAAAAACCTTCTCTTTTTCGCTTTTCTGTAGTTCTCGTAGATCTGGTCTAGAAACAGCTTCAACCAAAAACAACTACCCATTAAAATCCCACAAAGTAGGGTCTgggggtaatgtgtacgcagacctt
Proteins encoded in this window:
- the LOC104219745 gene encoding uncharacterized protein isoform X1, whose translation is MAAVGQPFSGNIKKALAGIRRINLEGLRWRVFDAKGQVLGRLASQISTVVQGKDKPTYTPNREEGDMCIVLNAKDVCVTGRKLTDKFYRWHTGYIGHLKERSLKDQMAKDPTEVIRKAVLRMLPRNKLRDDRDRKLRIFAGDEHPFSDRPLEPYVMPPRQVRELRPRTRRAMIRAQKKAEQQQQGTNNTSKRKKNKEVEEEAVSA
- the LOC104219745 gene encoding uncharacterized protein isoform X2 — its product is MVLGRLASQISTVVQGKDKPTYTPNREEGDMCIVLNAKDVCVTGRKLTDKFYRWHTGYIGHLKERSLKDQMAKDPTEVIRKAVLRMLPRNKLRDDRDRKLRIFAGDEHPFSDRPLEPYVMPPRQVRELRPRTRRAMIRAQKKAEQQQQGTNNTSKRKKNKEVEEEAVSA